A genomic stretch from Candidatus Cloacimonas sp. includes:
- a CDS encoding ABC transporter ATP-binding protein, whose translation MGLLLFGLFAMLITSGLRLLNPLILARIIDRSIPDKNMAQMFRYGLYFIVVIILSGILSYLQVLLLSRLGIKIITKFKGNVFKHLLKLPVAWFNKQPVGELIARVESDSERVKVLFSDLSITIIGNVLFFIGGFVVLFFLQWQITIYILPAIILCAVGYWFLFKYLNKFFRLIRERYAVISAKITDYVQGIQMLQALNQEKKALKDVEKASLEKKKIEVHTQLIEYSSQSVFSFIVNVIFIIIVILVSAPKIIAGTLTVGILIVFIQYIYQLVWPLMQISENVMQIQRSFASLKRILELTELPTEDDNYSGTLMPVFEQEIRFENVWFAYKEDEWILKDVSFTIPKGKKIALVGPSGSGKTTTVSLLCGFYPVGKGRILIDGVPLSDMDFREWRRKIGLILQDVYLFPGSILENVRVYNDQIEEEKVQKAISIVQMDEFIQKLPEGINTELAERGQNISQGEKQLISFARALAFEAEIIIMDEATASIDPQTEAKIQHSMQNLLAGKTALVVAHRLTSVLDADEILYFSDGKIAARGKHAELLKTSPEYQKLVELQMLKVQDE comes from the coding sequence ATGGGGCTGCTATTATTTGGACTTTTTGCCATGCTGATAACTTCCGGCTTACGGTTGCTTAATCCCCTTATTTTGGCAAGAATCATAGACCGCAGCATACCCGATAAAAATATGGCACAGATGTTTCGTTATGGCTTATATTTCATTGTCGTAATAATTCTATCGGGCATATTATCCTATTTACAGGTCTTATTGCTCTCGCGTTTAGGTATAAAAATCATTACCAAATTCAAGGGTAATGTCTTCAAACATCTATTGAAGTTGCCCGTTGCCTGGTTTAATAAACAACCGGTGGGCGAACTTATTGCCCGGGTGGAAAGTGACAGTGAAAGAGTTAAAGTTCTCTTTTCAGACCTGTCTATCACTATTATTGGCAATGTGTTGTTTTTCATTGGCGGTTTTGTAGTGCTTTTCTTTCTGCAATGGCAAATTACCATTTATATTTTACCAGCCATAATACTTTGTGCAGTTGGTTATTGGTTTCTGTTTAAATACTTGAATAAATTTTTCCGTTTAATCCGAGAACGCTATGCTGTAATTAGTGCTAAAATAACTGATTATGTTCAGGGAATCCAAATGCTGCAAGCATTAAATCAGGAAAAAAAGGCATTAAAAGATGTGGAAAAGGCATCTCTGGAAAAGAAAAAGATTGAAGTTCACACCCAGCTGATTGAATACAGTTCTCAAAGCGTTTTCAGTTTTATTGTAAATGTAATTTTCATCATTATCGTTATTTTGGTGTCTGCACCAAAAATTATCGCCGGAACTTTAACTGTAGGAATTCTAATTGTTTTTATTCAATACATCTATCAACTTGTCTGGCCTCTTATGCAAATCTCAGAAAATGTAATGCAAATTCAGCGTTCTTTTGCTTCTTTAAAAAGGATTTTGGAACTTACGGAGCTGCCAACCGAAGATGATAATTATAGTGGAACTTTAATGCCTGTTTTTGAACAGGAAATACGGTTCGAAAATGTGTGGTTTGCCTATAAAGAGGATGAATGGATATTGAAAGATGTTTCGTTCACTATTCCCAAAGGTAAAAAAATTGCCCTGGTAGGTCCTTCCGGAAGTGGAAAAACCACTACCGTGAGTTTATTGTGCGGATTTTATCCGGTAGGAAAAGGTAGAATTTTAATTGATGGCGTTCCTTTAAGTGATATGGATTTTCGGGAATGGAGAAGAAAAATCGGGCTTATTTTGCAGGATGTATATTTATTCCCGGGTAGTATTTTGGAAAATGTGCGGGTTTACAATGACCAAATTGAAGAAGAAAAAGTGCAAAAGGCAATTTCCATTGTGCAAATGGACGAATTCATCCAAAAATTACCGGAAGGAATAAATACAGAACTGGCAGAACGCGGACAAAACATTTCCCAGGGTGAAAAACAGCTGATTAGCTTTGCCCGTGCTTTGGCTTTTGAAGCGGAAATAATTATTATGGATGAAGCCACCGCTTCCATTGATCCTCAAACTGAAGCCAAAATTCAACATTCAATGCAAAATTTGCTTGCTGGAAAAACAGCTCTCGTTGTTGCTCACAGATTAACTTCTGTCTTGGACGCAGATGAAATTTTATACTTTAGCGATGGCAAAATTGCCGCCAGAGGTAAACACGCAGAATTACTGAAGACCTCCCCCGAATACCAAAAATTGGTGGAACTGCAAATGCTCAAGGTGCAGGATGAATAA
- a CDS encoding DUF2764 family protein encodes MKQDYYSFVCGLPNLNIEDTKLPWLPEEFLAEAHAQVSEKDYHLLEILHLPMDLDNLLRMVYKTNKERNMEGLYSDDFWEEYLVFLRGAIENPELKTPLEFKILPDFIKITIIQVLKQEEKQPYSQTELELLNKFYSWAANGTNDFIKNWYAFDAHIRNILTAINGHKFNLPYAQYLVGEDEIVDKLSKSHTADFGLGKEDDLYNALIRIYEQNNILYRERGYDILRWRWIDDYNFFNYFNIDRILGYYCQLRILARWIKSSPELGKEVFHSILSDLNNSFSFPEDFNIKSTQRK; translated from the coding sequence ATGAAACAGGACTACTATTCTTTTGTTTGTGGTTTGCCCAACTTAAATATAGAAGATACAAAATTACCCTGGTTACCAGAAGAATTTTTAGCTGAGGCACACGCACAAGTGAGTGAAAAAGATTATCACTTATTGGAAATTCTGCATCTGCCAATGGATTTGGATAACCTCTTGCGAATGGTGTATAAAACTAATAAAGAACGCAATATGGAAGGTCTCTATTCGGATGATTTTTGGGAAGAATATTTGGTCTTCTTGCGCGGAGCCATAGAAAATCCAGAATTAAAAACACCTCTTGAATTTAAAATACTGCCTGATTTCATCAAAATAACCATCATCCAGGTTTTAAAACAGGAAGAAAAACAGCCCTATTCGCAAACCGAACTGGAACTCTTAAATAAGTTCTATAGTTGGGCTGCTAATGGAACAAACGACTTTATCAAAAACTGGTATGCTTTCGATGCGCATATCAGAAATATTTTAACCGCTATAAACGGTCATAAATTCAATTTGCCTTATGCTCAATATCTCGTAGGTGAAGATGAAATTGTGGATAAACTTAGTAAAAGCCATACCGCGGATTTTGGCTTGGGCAAAGAAGATGATCTGTATAATGCCTTAATTCGCATTTATGAACAAAACAATATCCTCTACAGAGAAAGGGGCTATGATATATTGCGCTGGCGTTGGATTGATGATTATAACTTCTTCAATTACTTTAATATAGACCGCATTTTAGGTTATTATTGTCAGCTGCGGATTCTGGCCCGCTGGATAAAATCCTCTCCGGAACTCGGAAAAGAGGTTTTTCATTCTATCTTGAGCGATCTGAACAACAGTTTCAGCTTTCCTGAGGACTTTAATATTAAAAGCACGCAAAGAAAATAG
- a CDS encoding V-type ATP synthase subunit D, producing MNLKFQYNKTAQLQLIKQLSVRQRALPTLKNKESALRLEVKKARDQALTLDQKVKERTAELDAFMKLFTEFDPDIVKIKNVEIKTRKIAGVKTPLLENIEFEIADYNLFKAPAWYPEGIALLKEICQLQIERDFFIRKMHILEQVRKKTTQKVNLYEKVQVPAFEDAILKIKRYLEDEENLSKASQKILKSRFEQESNV from the coding sequence ATGAACCTGAAATTTCAATACAATAAAACTGCTCAGTTACAGCTGATAAAACAGCTCTCCGTTCGCCAAAGAGCTTTGCCAACTTTGAAAAACAAAGAAAGTGCTTTACGCCTGGAAGTTAAAAAAGCACGCGATCAGGCACTTACTTTAGATCAAAAAGTGAAAGAACGCACTGCGGAACTGGATGCTTTTATGAAACTGTTTACCGAATTTGATCCAGATATTGTGAAAATTAAGAATGTGGAAATAAAAACCCGTAAAATTGCAGGCGTAAAAACCCCTCTATTGGAAAACATTGAATTTGAAATAGCGGATTATAATCTTTTTAAAGCTCCTGCTTGGTATCCGGAAGGGATTGCTTTATTAAAAGAAATCTGCCAACTGCAAATTGAAAGGGACTTCTTTATCCGCAAAATGCACATTTTGGAGCAGGTGCGTAAAAAGACCACGCAAAAAGTGAATCTATATGAAAAAGTTCAAGTTCCTGCCTTCGAAGACGCCATTCTAAAAATAAAACGCTATCTGGAAGATGAAGAAAATCTATCCAAGGCATCTCAAAAAATACTCAAATCCCGTTTTGAGCAGGAGAGTAATGTATGA
- a CDS encoding V-type ATP synthase subunit A — protein MTTGIVKGIISNLVQVEVSGPVSQNEICYINLGKEKLMAEVIKVVGNIANTQVFESTRGLKPGDTVEFTNHMLEVKLGPGMLSKNLDGLQGDLNKRKGVYLTRGEYTDPLDEDSIWKFTPLAKTGDIVSAGDWLGSVPESWVTHKIMVPFVLKDEYTVKSVVPEGEYKINDTIAVLTDKEGNDIDITMIQKWPVKIPILAYVEKPRPFKLLETGVRTMDTLNPMVEGGTGFIPGPFGAGKTVLEHSISKNADADMIIMAACGERANEVVELFVEFPELDDPRTGRKLMERTIIVCNTSNMPVAAREASVYTAMTIAEYYRNMGLKVLLLADSTSRWAQALREMSNRMEELPGPDALPMDLPAIISSFYARAGFVYLKSGATGSITFIGTVSPAGGNLKEPVTESTKKSARCFYALSQARADSKRYPAVDPIDSYSKYLEYPEVIEYLNKNVNPHWVKDVNKTKDILLRGKEAQEQINILGDDGVPLTYHDRYWKSELVDRIILQQDGFDKVDQSTPMKRQQYMLELILGICNADFVFESYEEVMPYYTQLINICKQMNYTEFQALEFNNYETELRKIVDERRAK, from the coding sequence ATGACAACAGGTATAGTTAAAGGAATAATTTCCAACCTGGTGCAGGTGGAAGTTTCAGGTCCTGTTTCCCAAAACGAAATCTGCTATATCAATCTTGGCAAAGAAAAATTGATGGCGGAAGTTATCAAAGTAGTTGGAAACATAGCCAATACCCAGGTTTTTGAAAGTACTCGTGGTTTAAAACCAGGTGACACGGTAGAATTTACTAACCATATGTTGGAAGTGAAACTCGGTCCGGGTATGCTTTCCAAAAATTTAGACGGTCTGCAGGGTGACCTTAATAAAAGAAAAGGCGTATATTTAACGCGCGGAGAATATACTGATCCCTTGGATGAAGATTCAATTTGGAAATTTACTCCTCTTGCCAAAACCGGAGATATAGTAAGCGCTGGTGACTGGCTTGGATCGGTTCCCGAAAGTTGGGTAACTCATAAAATTATGGTTCCTTTTGTGCTGAAAGATGAATACACGGTAAAAAGCGTTGTCCCTGAAGGTGAATATAAAATAAATGATACCATTGCCGTTTTGACAGATAAAGAGGGCAACGATATTGATATAACTATGATTCAAAAGTGGCCTGTAAAAATCCCCATTCTTGCTTATGTGGAAAAACCGCGTCCATTTAAACTTTTGGAAACAGGCGTGCGCACAATGGATACTTTGAATCCTATGGTGGAAGGTGGAACAGGTTTTATCCCGGGTCCTTTTGGAGCAGGAAAAACAGTGTTGGAACATTCCATTTCCAAAAATGCCGATGCGGATATGATTATTATGGCTGCTTGCGGAGAAAGAGCAAATGAAGTGGTGGAACTATTTGTGGAATTTCCGGAACTTGATGATCCTCGCACCGGTAGAAAATTGATGGAAAGAACAATCATTGTTTGCAATACTTCCAATATGCCTGTCGCAGCGCGTGAAGCATCTGTTTATACAGCTATGACGATTGCGGAATATTATAGAAATATGGGGCTGAAGGTTTTACTTTTGGCTGATTCCACTTCTCGTTGGGCTCAGGCATTAAGGGAAATGAGTAATAGAATGGAAGAATTGCCAGGACCCGATGCTTTACCAATGGACCTTCCAGCCATTATTTCCAGTTTTTATGCGCGGGCTGGATTCGTTTACTTAAAAAGCGGTGCAACTGGCTCCATAACTTTTATTGGAACTGTTTCTCCCGCAGGTGGAAACTTGAAAGAGCCGGTTACGGAATCCACAAAAAAATCCGCACGCTGTTTTTATGCACTTTCTCAAGCCCGGGCAGATAGCAAACGCTATCCTGCAGTCGATCCGATTGATTCTTACAGTAAATATCTGGAATATCCGGAAGTAATAGAGTATTTGAATAAAAATGTAAATCCGCATTGGGTGAAAGATGTAAATAAAACCAAAGATATTCTTTTGCGCGGAAAAGAGGCACAGGAACAAATTAATATTTTAGGTGACGATGGCGTTCCTCTTACCTACCATGACAGATATTGGAAAAGTGAACTTGTGGACAGAATTATTTTACAACAGGACGGCTTTGATAAAGTAGATCAATCCACTCCTATGAAAAGACAGCAATATATGTTGGAACTGATCTTGGGTATTTGCAACGCGGATTTTGTCTTTGAAAGTTACGAAGAAGTTATGCCTTACTATACACAATTAATCAATATCTGCAAGCAGATGAACTATACGGAATTTCAGGCGCTGGAATTTAATAACTACGAAACGGAATTGCGTAAAATTGTTGATGAAAGGAGAGCTAAGTAA
- a CDS encoding V-type ATP synthase subunit B — METQAFQKIYTKLNQITKATCSVQATGVGYDELATVSGRLAQVVKIIGDNVTLQIFAGTEGIGTDAEVIFFGKAPTLKVSDELGGRFFNAYGEPIDGGPEIEGEEVEIGGPSVNPVRRKQPSELIATGIAGIDLNNTLVTGQKIPFFADPDQPYNEVMAMVALRAQSDKIILGGMGLSNDDYLLYKNTFENAGVIDRIVSFVNTTEDPTVERLLVPNMALTAAEYFALEKHEKVLVLLTDMTLYCDALSIVSNRMDQIPSKDSMPGSLYSDLAKLYEKAVQFPDGGSITIIAVTTLSGGDITHAIPDNTGYITEGQLFLKRDTDIGKVIVDPFRSLSRLKQLVIGKKTRADHPQVMNTAVRLYADAANAKTKLENGFDLSDYDIRVLDFAKEYADKILAVDVNISTDEMLDRTWTLFQKYFTRAEIGIKDEFMNLYWKKG; from the coding sequence ATGGAAACTCAAGCATTTCAAAAAATATATACGAAACTGAATCAAATAACCAAAGCAACTTGTTCGGTTCAAGCTACAGGTGTTGGTTATGATGAATTGGCAACTGTTTCAGGCCGCCTGGCTCAAGTAGTTAAAATTATCGGTGACAATGTAACATTGCAAATTTTTGCCGGAACGGAAGGCATTGGAACTGATGCCGAAGTTATCTTTTTCGGAAAAGCACCCACCCTAAAAGTTAGTGATGAATTAGGTGGTAGATTTTTCAATGCTTATGGTGAGCCAATCGATGGCGGACCTGAAATTGAAGGCGAAGAAGTTGAAATTGGCGGTCCTTCCGTTAATCCTGTGCGTCGTAAACAACCCTCGGAATTGATTGCTACAGGAATTGCCGGAATTGATCTGAACAATACTTTGGTTACTGGACAAAAAATACCTTTCTTTGCCGATCCCGATCAGCCCTATAATGAAGTGATGGCTATGGTGGCTTTGCGCGCTCAAAGTGATAAGATAATTTTAGGTGGAATGGGCCTTTCCAATGATGACTATCTGCTATATAAAAATACCTTCGAAAATGCTGGCGTGATAGATAGAATCGTCTCTTTCGTGAATACTACGGAAGACCCAACGGTGGAAAGATTGCTGGTTCCTAATATGGCACTTACGGCTGCGGAATATTTCGCTTTGGAAAAACACGAAAAGGTCTTGGTGCTTTTAACTGATATGACTCTTTACTGTGATGCCTTAAGTATCGTTTCCAACCGGATGGATCAAATTCCTTCCAAGGATAGTATGCCCGGTTCGCTTTATAGTGATTTGGCAAAACTCTATGAAAAGGCAGTCCAATTTCCGGATGGTGGTTCCATAACCATTATTGCGGTTACGACTCTTTCGGGTGGAGACATTACCCATGCCATTCCTGATAATACTGGCTACATAACGGAAGGACAGCTTTTCCTGAAACGCGATACAGATATCGGTAAAGTTATTGTTGATCCTTTTCGTTCCCTCTCGCGTTTGAAACAATTGGTCATCGGCAAAAAAACGAGAGCGGATCATCCTCAGGTTATGAATACAGCAGTGCGTCTTTATGCCGACGCCGCCAATGCCAAAACAAAGCTGGAAAATGGTTTTGACCTCTCCGATTATGATATCCGCGTGCTTGATTTTGCCAAAGAATATGCAGATAAAATTCTGGCTGTTGATGTTAACATTAGTACCGATGAAATGCTGGATAGAACCTGGACTCTTTTCCAGAAATATTTCACCCGGGCTGAGATCGGAATCAAAGATGAATTTATGAATTTATACTGGAAGAAGGGATGA
- a CDS encoding peptidoglycan DD-metalloendopeptidase family protein, producing the protein MRRGFLLILLCTLFALSYADELDDKMRQLRDMQSQLEKTQQKVQQTQSKKKQTESEIKRTSSLKQITEANLNKLRINERIVQDSLKSVLQRIESTDMRIGDLQREQNAELDLLIRVDRSYKSLQINHRDQRLLKDFVQNTKQKIDILSGYKITLAQIQDLHRREATKLSHGVKEESYKKTSYEKKIKNLSTQSQKLTKEQTALQAQIEKLKKDSAQLEGLIAQLMKQQGKEPSSYQFTGKKISWPLRGKIIRNYGEETRSYGTSVVSNGIEIAAKEGTKVVAADDGEVIFADRYGGQGKLIIIDHKNGFFTLYAYNSELLVSRGAKVKKGQTIAKSGMTGSASEPSLHFELRKDGKAINPMPYLE; encoded by the coding sequence ATGCGACGCGGTTTTTTGCTGATTTTGCTATGCACTTTATTTGCACTAAGTTATGCTGATGAGCTGGATGACAAAATGCGTCAATTGCGAGATATGCAAAGTCAACTGGAAAAAACTCAGCAGAAAGTGCAACAAACCCAAAGCAAAAAAAAACAAACCGAAAGTGAAATAAAACGCACTTCTTCCTTGAAACAAATAACTGAAGCGAATTTGAATAAATTACGAATAAATGAAAGGATTGTGCAGGACTCACTTAAATCGGTTTTGCAAAGAATTGAATCCACGGATATGCGCATCGGCGATTTGCAGAGAGAACAAAATGCGGAATTGGACTTGCTTATAAGAGTGGACAGATCCTACAAAAGTTTACAAATAAACCACCGCGATCAGCGTCTGCTAAAGGATTTTGTGCAAAACACAAAGCAAAAAATCGATATCCTGTCCGGCTATAAAATTACCCTTGCCCAAATTCAAGATTTGCATCGCAGAGAAGCTACCAAACTCTCTCACGGAGTAAAAGAAGAAAGCTATAAGAAAACAAGCTATGAAAAAAAGATTAAAAATCTTTCCACTCAAAGCCAAAAACTTACCAAAGAACAAACGGCACTGCAAGCCCAAATTGAAAAATTGAAGAAAGACAGCGCTCAACTGGAAGGACTAATTGCCCAATTGATGAAACAACAGGGTAAAGAACCCTCCAGCTATCAATTTACCGGTAAAAAAATCTCCTGGCCCCTCAGAGGCAAAATAATCAGAAATTATGGAGAAGAAACCAGAAGTTACGGGACCAGCGTTGTTAGCAATGGAATTGAAATTGCCGCCAAAGAAGGGACAAAAGTTGTTGCCGCAGATGATGGAGAAGTTATTTTTGCCGATCGTTACGGTGGGCAGGGAAAATTGATCATAATAGATCATAAAAATGGCTTTTTCACGCTCTATGCTTATAATAGTGAATTATTGGTAAGCCGAGGGGCAAAAGTGAAAAAGGGACAAACAATTGCCAAAAGTGGAATGACCGGTTCTGCAAGTGAACCATCCTTGCATTTTGAACTGCGCAAAGATGGGAAAGCCATAAATCCTATGCCATATTTGGAGTAA
- a CDS encoding Sua5/YciO/YrdC/YwlC family protein — protein MQILKNPGLRKLEKFLETNPLQNSTILHWTGSMWGIGCRLSSMEAINKIEALKQRSGKQGFIALLPDISFLEQDQIPVALKPLMHQYWPGNLTLVFNYAVSEFERIAFKGKVAFRVPSDPALRAFISLLDEPLISSSVNVSGLMPEENYDRIMRNYKSWFDFALLPSGREIKSSSEPSTIVEFISSAESGTNEEIKCLREGSIPFYEIKQAFKLPLVMFVCTANICRSPMAEYLFRKMSRENNLAVATDSCGLLSGGQMISLNALQLLLEKGVIDAQEHISQQVTPQLISSSWLILTMEEKQRDILRNTYPNCQQRIMTLNEIVGEKGDIDDPFGSNLDCYKKTCEIIEDRLQRLIGLLKNNKLDIKS, from the coding sequence ATGCAAATTTTGAAAAACCCCGGTTTACGCAAACTGGAAAAATTTTTGGAAACAAATCCTTTGCAAAATTCAACCATTTTACATTGGACTGGTTCAATGTGGGGAATTGGCTGTCGGCTATCTTCAATGGAAGCGATAAATAAAATTGAAGCATTAAAACAACGCTCTGGAAAACAGGGTTTTATCGCTTTGCTTCCGGATATCAGCTTTTTGGAGCAAGACCAAATTCCTGTTGCGCTGAAACCACTGATGCATCAATACTGGCCTGGAAATTTAACCTTGGTGTTTAACTATGCTGTTTCAGAATTTGAAAGGATAGCATTTAAAGGTAAAGTTGCTTTCAGGGTTCCTTCCGATCCTGCTTTGCGTGCTTTCATTTCTTTATTGGATGAACCGTTAATTAGCAGCAGCGTAAATGTTTCGGGCTTGATGCCGGAAGAAAATTACGATAGAATTATGCGTAACTATAAGTCCTGGTTCGATTTTGCCTTGTTGCCTTCCGGCAGGGAGATAAAAAGTTCTTCAGAGCCATCTACCATTGTGGAATTTATCAGTTCTGCCGAAAGTGGAACCAATGAGGAAATTAAGTGTCTGCGGGAGGGCTCAATTCCTTTTTATGAAATAAAGCAAGCATTTAAATTGCCGTTAGTTATGTTTGTTTGCACGGCTAATATTTGTCGCTCGCCTATGGCTGAATATCTGTTTCGGAAAATGAGCAGGGAAAATAATTTGGCTGTAGCGACCGATTCCTGTGGATTGCTTTCAGGTGGGCAGATGATTTCGTTAAATGCTTTACAGCTACTTTTGGAAAAAGGTGTTATTGATGCTCAAGAGCATATTTCCCAACAAGTTACGCCTCAATTGATATCTTCCAGCTGGTTAATTTTGACGATGGAAGAAAAGCAAAGAGACATCCTGCGCAATACTTATCCTAATTGCCAGCAGAGAATTATGACCTTAAATGAGATAGTGGGTGAGAAAGGTGATATTGATGATCCTTTTGGCAGTAATTTGGATTGCTATAAAAAGACCTGCGAAATTATTGAAGATCGCCTGCAACGCTTAATCGGCTTACTAAAAAATAATAAATTGGATATAAAAAGTTAA
- a CDS encoding ABC transporter ATP-binding protein codes for MNKHIKWILEQYKAQKWFVLIMIVLTLLTSIVSIAFPYVFKEMLDLLKDILHFPEKYPEPMQEIYKIIKLLFAIGLAQLITGLYPGIRGWVNMRFEHSLRIMYFKHILNKDYNFFQKFRTGDIVTRLTDDLSDYPRVSWFLCSGIFRAFNSFSMIVFALIVMFSINTKLTLLSIAPLPLMMLVFYFTADKVYTNYNRNQQAISAINNQLEMSFSGIRIVKSFVSEEKYNRFFDIALAKRFKTEMSMVKLNAILSLIWQYIDYFAQIGVILFGGYLAVKGEITVGTFFLFYTYLSMMIYPLIDLPQLFLSGKQAFVNIDRLEEMKSYPTFNEELKGQHQVNEFSLLSFENVSFRYPDKQNPVLQNVSFELGKGERMLILGATGSGKTTIANLLLGLLKCDSGTIKINGKSLNEINIKSLRNIVAYVPQEPLLFGGSIKDNILFAVEKATEGDYQIAVKTSQLEDEIASFPERDNTFVGNKGLSVSGGQKQRLTIARALVKKPQLLILDDITASLDAENEEKLWQAIEENYPNIAAIVISHRLSTLRYVDTVLFIDSEGFAHKGTHDYLVFNNKEYHDFLREHLKKA; via the coding sequence ATGAATAAACACATTAAATGGATTTTGGAACAATATAAAGCGCAAAAATGGTTTGTGCTAATTATGATAGTCCTTACCCTTTTAACCTCCATTGTTTCCATTGCCTTTCCTTATGTGTTTAAAGAAATGCTGGATCTGCTGAAAGATATATTGCACTTTCCCGAAAAATATCCTGAGCCGATGCAAGAGATATATAAAATAATCAAGCTCTTATTTGCCATTGGTTTGGCTCAATTGATCACAGGCCTATATCCTGGAATCCGGGGATGGGTGAATATGCGCTTTGAACATTCTCTGCGCATTATGTATTTTAAGCATATACTGAACAAGGACTATAACTTCTTTCAGAAATTTAGAACTGGAGATATCGTAACTCGCTTAACGGATGACCTTTCCGATTATCCAAGAGTAAGCTGGTTTTTGTGTTCAGGCATTTTCCGCGCGTTTAATTCTTTCAGTATGATTGTGTTTGCGCTGATTGTGATGTTTTCTATTAATACTAAGCTTACTTTACTTTCCATAGCTCCTTTGCCTTTAATGATGCTGGTTTTTTATTTTACCGCAGATAAGGTATATACAAATTACAATCGCAATCAACAAGCCATTTCTGCCATCAATAATCAGCTGGAAATGAGTTTTTCCGGAATTCGGATCGTGAAGAGCTTTGTCAGTGAAGAAAAATATAACCGCTTTTTTGATATTGCCCTTGCCAAAAGATTTAAAACGGAAATGAGTATGGTTAAGCTCAATGCCATTCTTTCTCTTATTTGGCAATACATTGACTATTTTGCCCAGATTGGCGTTATTCTTTTTGGCGGTTACCTTGCCGTGAAGGGAGAAATCACGGTGGGAACTTTTTTCTTGTTCTATACTTATCTTTCAATGATGATATATCCGCTGATTGATTTGCCTCAACTTTTCCTTTCCGGTAAACAGGCATTCGTAAATATAGACCGCTTGGAAGAAATGAAAAGTTATCCTACTTTTAACGAGGAATTGAAAGGACAACATCAAGTTAACGAATTCAGTTTGTTATCCTTTGAGAATGTTTCTTTTCGTTATCCTGATAAGCAAAATCCGGTGCTGCAAAATGTTAGTTTTGAACTTGGCAAAGGCGAAAGAATGTTAATTTTAGGCGCTACCGGAAGTGGTAAAACCACTATTGCCAATCTGTTATTAGGCCTCTTAAAATGTGACAGCGGCACCATAAAAATAAACGGGAAATCACTGAACGAAATTAATATCAAGTCCCTGCGTAATATAGTTGCTTATGTTCCTCAAGAGCCCTTGCTTTTTGGTGGATCCATTAAAGATAATATTCTTTTTGCCGTGGAAAAAGCAACGGAAGGTGATTATCAAATTGCCGTAAAGACCTCTCAGCTGGAAGATGAAATTGCTTCTTTTCCTGAAAGAGACAATACATTTGTTGGCAATAAAGGTCTTAGCGTTTCCGGAGGGCAAAAACAGCGGCTAACTATTGCCCGGGCTTTGGTAAAAAAACCACAGCTGCTTATTTTGGATGATATAACCGCTTCCCTCGATGCTGAAAACGAAGAAAAATTGTGGCAAGCGATTGAAGAAAACTATCCTAATATAGCTGCCATCGTTATTTCTCATCGACTTTCCACTTTGCGTTATGTGGATACCGTTCTTTTTATAGATTCTGAGGGCTTTGCTCACAAAGGCACTCACGATTATCTGGTGTTCAATAATAAAGAATATCACGATTTCTTGCGTGAACATTTGAAAAAGGCGTAA